In a single window of the Labrus mixtus chromosome 20, fLabMix1.1, whole genome shotgun sequence genome:
- the LOC132995638 gene encoding MAPK regulated corepressor interacting protein 2-like, translated as MMYTITRGPSKLVTQRRTGPTQQLDNKINDFKHKQTSWSMPDLPAPKIVFNRLNGKKYHHPAPALPADTQKEESFTAAHEENVKFVYEAWQEVSQQEQRPEEAQRAVLYRETAPSPHMDNFVPIDLDEWWAQRFLANIDKLS; from the exons ATGATGTACACTATTACAAGAGGTCCCAGCAAACTGGTCACCCAGAGAAGGACAG GGCCCACTCAGCAGCTTGATAACAAAATCAACGACTTCAAGCACAAACAGACCTCCTGGAGCATGCCTGA CCTCCCTGCACCCAAGATCGTTTTCAACCGACTGAATGGTAAGAAGTACCATCACCCTGCTCCGGCGCTTCCCGCTGACACCCAGAAGGAAGAGAGCTTCACTGCTGCACACGAGGAAAACGTCAAATTTGTCTATGAGG CCTGGCAGGAGGTGTCACAGCAGGAGCAGAGGCCAGAGGAGGCCCAGCGGGCAGTCCTCTACAGGGAAACCGCTCCCAGTCCACACATGGATA ACTTTGTGCCTATAGATCTGGATGAATGGTGGGCGCAGCGTTTCCTTGCCAACATAGACAAGCTTTCCTGA
- the LOC132954740 gene encoding glycerophosphodiester phosphodiesterase 1-like has translation MMLHLGDEVVYFSAVFLLVMLGTRSAAGASLLTACLYVFMVMFRFPPVPADQAGRVLRPRAPSGGVPVVAHRGGSHDAPENTLTAIREASRNGATGVELDLSFTADGVAVLMHDETVDRTTNGSGPVSKLQFVQLKRLDAAARHRLKDKFSVERVPTLQEAVQECIKHQLTIFFDVKGQPDKAVSALHEMYKKFPVLYNSSIVSSFEPKVIYKMRQTDPNVVTALTHRPWRLSRFDDGTPRSVSTWGQLWTGVLDVLLDWAHHHILWKLCGVSAILVQKDFLSLDYVQYWAERGVEVVGWTVNTAVEKDYYQNLLKIGYITDSLLEDCDSHY, from the exons ATGATGCTGCATCTGGGAGATGAGGTGGTGTATTTTTCGGCGGTGTTTCTGCTGGTGATGCTGGGGACGAGGAGCGCAGCGGGGGCCTCCCTGCTCACCGCTTGCCTCTATGTCTTCATGGTGATGTTCCGGTTTCCTCCGGTGCCGGCGGACCAGGCCGGCCGCGTCCTCCGGCCGAGGGCTCCGTCAGGCGGCGTGCCGGTGGTGGCGCATCGCGGGGGGAGCCACGACGCTCCGGAGAACACGTTGACAGCGATCAGAGAG GCTAGTAGAAACGGGGCAACTGGAGTGGAGCTGGACCTGAGTTTTACCGCTGATGGAGTGGCCGTACTGATGCATGATGAGACCGTGGACCGCACCACTAATGGATCTGGACCAGTCAGCAAACTGCAGTTTGTCCAGCTCAAGAGACTCGATGCTGCTGCCAGACACAGGCTAAA GGACAAATTCAGTGTTGAGAGGGTCCCAACTCTGCAGGAGGCGGTGCAGGAGTGCATCAAACACCAGCTGACCATCTTCTTCGATGTCAAAGGCCAACCTGATAAG GCTGTGTCGGCTCTTCATGAGATGTACAAGAAGTTCCCTGTCCTTTACAACTCCAGTATCGTCTCTTCCTTTGAACCCAAAGTCATCTACAAG ATGCGTCAGACTGACCCCAACGTGGTCACAGCTCTCACCCACCGACCCTGGAGACTGAGCCGTTTCGACGACGGCACTCCCCGGAGCGTGTCCACGTGGGGTCAGCTGTGGACTGGGGTTCTGGACGTCTTATTGGACTGGGCCCATCACCACATACTGTGGAAACTGTGTGGAGTCTCTGCCATCCTCGTGCAGAAAGACTTCCTCTCACT GGACTATGTTCAGTACTGGGCAGAGCGAGGCGTGGAGGTGGTGGGCTGGACTGTTAACACCGCCGTGGAGAAAGACTACTACCAAAACCTGCTGAAGATCGGCTACATCACTGACAGCCTGCTGGAGGACTGTGACTCTCATTACTGA